The following DNA comes from Streptococcus pasteurianus.
CTTGCTAAAGCAGGTGTAAATGAAAACGTCATTCAGCTTGTTGAGGATACTAGTCATGCCGTTGCTGAAGAATTAATGCAAGCTGTTGATTATGTTGATGTTCTTATTCCACGTGGCGGAGCTCGTTTAATTCAAACGGTCAAAGAAAAATCAAAAGTTCCTGTTATTGAAACAGGTGTCGGAAATGTTCACATTTACGTTGATGATTCGGCTGACCTTGATATAGCAACGAAGATTGTGATTAATGCTAAAACGCAACGTCCAAGTGTTTGTAATGCTGCAGAAAGCTTGCTTGTTCACAAAGCGGTAGCAAAAACATTCTTACCACAGTTAGAAGAAGCAATTGCGAAAGTTCATGCTGTTGAATTTCGTGCAGATGATAAAGCGCTAGCTATTTTCAAAAATGCAGTAGCCGCAACAGATGAGGATTACGGTACAGAATTTTTAGATTATGTCATGTCTGTCAAAGTGGTTGATTCTGTTGATGATGCTATTGATTGGGTGAATCGTTACACGACTCATCATTCAGAAGCGATTATCACCAAAGAGCTTGAACACGCGGAACGTTTCCAAGATGAAGTGGATGCGGCTGCGGTTTATGTCAATGCCTCAACACGCTTCACAGACGGTTTTGTCTTTGGATTGGGTGCAGAAATTGGTATTTCAACGCAAAAAATGCATGCGCGTGGTCCAATGGGCTTGGAAGCTTTGACAAGTACAAAATTTTACATTAATGGTAAAGGACAAATTCGAGAATAATTGATTTTTGCTTACTGCTTGTCCTTATGCAGATGGCAGCCTTTACAATAAAAAATATCACCAAAAGCTTGATATTATCAGCTTTTGGTTTTTGTATTTCTTGTAGAGGTTTTAAGGAAGAATCTTGTAATTTATGATATAATGAAAGGTATGACAACAGATTTTCATCATATTACAGTGCTTCTACATGAAACCGTTGATATGCTTGATATCAAGCCTGATGGCATCTATGTAGATGCAACGCTTGGTGGGGCAGGGCACAGTGAGTACTTACTTTCTAAGCTTGGACCGACTGGTCATCTTTACGCGTTTGACCAAGACCAGACGGCTATTGATAATGCACAAATTCGTTTAAAAGACTATATTGAAAAAGGACAAGTTACTTTTATCAAGGACAATTTCCGTAATCTTGCTTCAAATTTAGCCATGCATGGAGTAACTGAGATTGACGGTATTTTATATGACCTTGGAGTATCTA
Coding sequences within:
- a CDS encoding glutamate-5-semialdehyde dehydrogenase — encoded protein: MGYIDELGKNAKVASRSLVKLGTAEKNQILGQVADALLAETDYILAENARDVDQAQKNGISPVMVDRLRLDAKRIEGIVEGVRQVADLQDPIGQVVRGYTNLDGLKIVQKRVPLGVIAMIFESRPNVSVDAFSLAFKTSNAIILRGGRDAIHSNAALVTVIRKTLAKAGVNENVIQLVEDTSHAVAEELMQAVDYVDVLIPRGGARLIQTVKEKSKVPVIETGVGNVHIYVDDSADLDIATKIVINAKTQRPSVCNAAESLLVHKAVAKTFLPQLEEAIAKVHAVEFRADDKALAIFKNAVAATDEDYGTEFLDYVMSVKVVDSVDDAIDWVNRYTTHHSEAIITKELEHAERFQDEVDAAAVYVNASTRFTDGFVFGLGAEIGISTQKMHARGPMGLEALTSTKFYINGKGQIRE